The Bosea beijingensis genome contains the following window.
CAGGTCTCCCACAACGCGGCGAAGGCGAAGAGGTTGCGATCGGGCTTTCGGAACAGGAAAGCTTCGTTGCGGGCCTGCTTGCCGGTGCCGCTGCGCCGCCATTCGTAGAAGGCATCGGCCGGCAGCAGGCACCGCCGCCGCGTCAGGGCGTTGCGGAAGGACGGCTTTTCGGCCGCGCTCTCAATCCGGATATTGATGACGAGCGGGAAATCCTTGGGGTCCTTGACCCAGCCGGGGATGAAGCCCCAGCGCATCAGCATGAATTGCCGTGCGCCGTCATGCGGCCTGACGACCGGTACCGGCTGCGTCGGCGCGATATTGTAGCGTGGCGGGAAGTTCGGCTGCTCGCGATAGCCGAAGGTGTCGCGCATCGCCTCGGGGGGCAGGGTGATCGCATAGCGTCCGCACATGCCCGCTGTTTACGTCGAGACGAGCGTTCGGAATCAACACTTTATTTGCGGTTGCACCAACATAGTCGCGGCGATTTGGGGTAGCGGATGAGCGTCATCGCGGCGGAGATGCTGGCTGGAACGGCGGCCGAACGGCTTGACGCCGGTGTCCACCCGCGTCTGTCGACCGATTTTCTCAACCGCTACAGCGAAGCCCTGATGCTGATCGAGATGGTCGCGATGGATGAGAGCATCCTCGCCGATCTCCAGGCTTGGCAATCCGTCGGCTACCGCGAGCATTTCGCCAGCTCGGCCCTGCGCTGCGCCGCCTCGGCTCTCGCCGCCTATGACGAGCTGAACCCGAACCGGGCCCGTGCTTTCGACGAAGCTTGCCGAGCGATGACGCGGCTGGTGCGTACGGTGACGGCGCTGCTCGCGGAAACGCCGCCCTCGCCGGAATTGCCGGAGATCGTCGAGGTCGCAGGCGAGGCCCTGCGCCGGCAGATCGCCCGCGCGACACAGTTCATCAACGCGAATGGCGCGATCGACATCACGGCGTTCGAGGATACCGCCTTGCAGGAACAGATCGACGCCTTGCTCGCGCGTTGACCAGGCGCACTGGCCTCAGCGCCGCGCCCCAACCAGAAATTCGCGATTGCCGTCGCCACCCTCGATCGGGGAGGGGATGGGTCCATCCACGGCAAAGCCCAGCGTTTTCAGCGTCGCGACGATCTCGTCGCAGACCTGAAGCTGGATCGCCTCGTCCCGGACGATGCCTTTCTTGAGCGCGGCACGGCCGGCCTCGAATTGCGGCTTGATCAGTGCCGCGATGCCGGCCTTGGGGGCGAGCAGGGCAGCGACTGCCGGTAGCACGAGCTTCAGCGAGATGAAGCTGACGTCGATTGCGGCCAGGCTCGGCCGCTCCGGCAGGACAGCGACCTCCAGTGTTCGGATATCCTGCCCCTCGAAGCTGGTGACGCGCGGGTCGGCCCGCAGCGAGGCATGCAACTGGTCGCGCCCGACATCGACGGCGACGACATGGCGCGCGCCGCGCTTCAGCAGCAGGTCGGTGAAGCCTCCTGTCGAGGAGCCGACATCGAGGCAGGTAAGCCCCTGCGGATCGAAGCCGAAGGCATCGAGCGCGCCGGCCAGTTTCAGCCCGCCGCGCGAGACGTAAGGGTGCGGCGCTTGCGCGGTCAGCTCCGCGTCATCGGCCACCATCTCGGAGGCCTTGCGGACGGGCGTGCCGTTGGCAGTGACAAGCCCGGCGGCGATCGCGGCCTGCGCCCGCGCACGGCTCTCGAAGAAGCCGCGCTCGACGAGCAACTGGTCGGCCCGGCTCTTCATGGCCAGGTTGTCAGGCCAGTTTCACGGCGCTGGGCCGGCCCAGCGCGGTCTCGACGGCCTTGACGATGCCGGCGGCGTCGAGCCCGGCGGCGGCATACATCGCGTCCGGCTTGTCATGGTCCTGGAAGACGTCGGGCAGCGTCAGGCTCCGGATCTTCAGGCCGGCATCGAGCACTCCATTCTGCGCCAGCAGATGCAGGACATGGCTGCCGAAGCCGCCGACCGAGCCTTCCTCGACCGTAACGAGAACCTCGTGCTCGCGGGCGAGCTTGAGAATCAGCGCCTCGTCGAGCGGCTTGGCGAAGCGCGCATCGGCGACGGTGGTCGACAGGCCGCGCTGCGCCAGCAGCTCGGCGGCCTTGAGACATTCGCCCAGGCGCGTGCCGAGCGAGAGCAGCGCGATCCGCGTGCCTTCGCGAACGATGCGGCCCTTGCCGATCTCCAGCGGCACGCCGACATCGGGGATCTCGACACCGACGCCTTCGCCGCGCGGATAGCGGAAGGCGATCGGCCCCTCGTCATAGGCGGTGGCGGTCGCGACCATATGGGTCAGCTCCGCCTCGTCGGCGGCGGCCATCACCACCATGTCGGGCAGGCAGGCGAGATAGGCGATGTCGAAGGAGCCGGCATGGGTCGCGCCATCGGCGCCGACGAGCCCGGCGCGGTCGAGCGCGAAGCGCACCGGCAGCTTCTGGATAGCCACGTCATGGACGATCTGGTCATAGGCGCGCTGCATGAAGGTCGAGTAGATCGCGACGAAGGGCTTGTAGCCCTCGGTCGCGAGGCCGGCGGCGAAGGTCACCGCATGCTGCTCGGCGATGCCGACATCGAAGGTGCGACCCGGGAATTCCTTGCCGAAGGCGTCGAGCCCGGTGCCGGACGGCATCGCGGCGGTCACCGCGACGACCTTGTCGTCCTCGCGGGCCTGCTTGATCAGGGCCTGGGCGAAGACATTGGTGTAGCTCGGTGCATTGGCCGGCGCCTTGGCCTGCAGGCCGGTGACGGGGTCGAACTTGACGACGGCATGGTATTTGTCGGCCGTCGCCTCGGCCGGCGCGTAGCCCTTGCCCTTCTGGGTCACGACATGGACGAGGATCGGCCCGTTGCCGGCGTCGCGAACATTGCGCAGGACCGGCAGGAGGTGGTCGAGATTATGCCCGTCGATCGGCCCGACATAGTAGAAGCCGAGCTCCTCGAACATCGTGCCGCCGGTCCAGAAGCCGCGGGCATATTCCTCGGTGCGCCGCGCCTTGTCGTGGAAGAAGCGCGGCAGCTTCTCGGCGAGCTGCTTGGCGACCTCTCGCAGCGAGCGATAGGTCCGGCCCGAGACGAGCCGTGCGAGATAGGCCGACATCGCGCCGACAGGCGGCGCGATCGACATGTCGTTGTCGTTGAGGATGACGATCAGCCGCGAATCGAGCGCGCCCGCATTGTTCATCGCCTCATAGGCCATGCCGGCCGACATCGCGCCGTCGCCGATCACGGCGATGACGTTGTTCTTGCGTCCCGCGAGATCGCGCCCGACGGCCATGCCGAGCCCGGCCGAGATCGAGGTCGAGGAATGCGCGGCGCCGAAGGGGTCGTATTCGCTCTCGGCGCGCTTGGTGAAGCCCGAGAGGCCGCCGCCCTGACGCAAGCTGCGGATGCGGTCGCGCCGTCCGGTCAGGATCTTGTGCGGATAGGCCTGATGGCCGACATCCCAGATCAACCGGTCGCGCGGCGTATCGAAGACATGGTGCAGCGCGACGGTGAGTTCGACCACGCCTAAGCCCGCGCCGAGATGGCCGCCGGTGACGGAGACGGCGTCGACCGTCTCGAACCGGAGCTCGTCGGCGACCTGGCGCAGCTTGGCGTCGTCGAGGGCCCGCAGATCGGCGGGTTCGTGGATCGTGTCGAGGAGCGGCGTGGCGGGACGGGGCACGAGGCTGTCTGATCCTTCGCTGGGATGCCCTCGGAATAGAGCCTGCGCGGCAAGCTTGCAAACCGTGCTTGCGTTTCCGGCCGGGCCGCGTGTGAGCGCCTCGTCTTGCCACGAAACGGGTGGTTCCCATGCCGGCA
Protein-coding sequences here:
- a CDS encoding SOS response-associated peptidase, with amino-acid sequence MCGRYAITLPPEAMRDTFGYREQPNFPPRYNIAPTQPVPVVRPHDGARQFMLMRWGFIPGWVKDPKDFPLVINIRIESAAEKPSFRNALTRRRCLLPADAFYEWRRSGTGKQARNEAFLFRKPDRNLFAFAALWETWHSPDGSEIDTVAMMTGPANGTMAPIHHRSPIILDPRDHDAWLDPQATSEQTGRLLKPPPDDLLEAVAIGNAVNKVANDAAEIQLPLAELPPEEAPEEPKRHARKATRPPADDGQGSLF
- the dxs gene encoding 1-deoxy-D-xylulose-5-phosphate synthase, coding for MPRPATPLLDTIHEPADLRALDDAKLRQVADELRFETVDAVSVTGGHLGAGLGVVELTVALHHVFDTPRDRLIWDVGHQAYPHKILTGRRDRIRSLRQGGGLSGFTKRAESEYDPFGAAHSSTSISAGLGMAVGRDLAGRKNNVIAVIGDGAMSAGMAYEAMNNAGALDSRLIVILNDNDMSIAPPVGAMSAYLARLVSGRTYRSLREVAKQLAEKLPRFFHDKARRTEEYARGFWTGGTMFEELGFYYVGPIDGHNLDHLLPVLRNVRDAGNGPILVHVVTQKGKGYAPAEATADKYHAVVKFDPVTGLQAKAPANAPSYTNVFAQALIKQAREDDKVVAVTAAMPSGTGLDAFGKEFPGRTFDVGIAEQHAVTFAAGLATEGYKPFVAIYSTFMQRAYDQIVHDVAIQKLPVRFALDRAGLVGADGATHAGSFDIAYLACLPDMVVMAAADEAELTHMVATATAYDEGPIAFRYPRGEGVGVEIPDVGVPLEIGKGRIVREGTRIALLSLGTRLGECLKAAELLAQRGLSTTVADARFAKPLDEALILKLAREHEVLVTVEEGSVGGFGSHVLHLLAQNGVLDAGLKIRSLTLPDVFQDHDKPDAMYAAAGLDAAGIVKAVETALGRPSAVKLA
- a CDS encoding TlyA family RNA methyltransferase, producing MKSRADQLLVERGFFESRARAQAAIAAGLVTANGTPVRKASEMVADDAELTAQAPHPYVSRGGLKLAGALDAFGFDPQGLTCLDVGSSTGGFTDLLLKRGARHVVAVDVGRDQLHASLRADPRVTSFEGQDIRTLEVAVLPERPSLAAIDVSFISLKLVLPAVAALLAPKAGIAALIKPQFEAGRAALKKGIVRDEAIQLQVCDEIVATLKTLGFAVDGPIPSPIEGGDGNREFLVGARR